A stretch of DNA from Nonlabens ponticola:
AAGCAATAAAAGACACATTTAGAGGCCGTATGCTAGTCGATCAAGGATTGATCAAGATGGCTGGTGTTGACGATCACATAGATAAGTTCCTGAATGCAAAACGTATTCTAGTGGTAGCTTGTGGTACTAGCTGGCATGCGGGATTGGTAGCCGAGTATATTTTTGAAGAATTAGCGCGCATACCTGTTGAGGTAGAGTACGCATCAGAGTTTAGATACCGCAATCCTGTTATTAATGAAGACGATGTGGTGATTGCGATCTCACAAAGTGGTGAGACAGCAGATACCATGGCGGCGATCAAACTTGCCAAAGAAAATGGTGCTTTCGTATTTGGCGTGTGTAATGTAGTAGGTAGTTCTATCTCTCGTGAGACTCATGCCGGCGCTTATACGCATGCCGGGCCGGAAATAGGTGTTGCATCGACTAAGGCTTTTACTACTCAAATTACTGTTTTGACCTTGATTGCACTGCAACTAGCCAAGAAAAAGGGTAAAATTTCAACGTCGCAATTTCATAATTACCTAGTTGAGTTAGAAAGTATTCCTAGTAAAGTCAAGGATGCCTTAGAAAGTAACGACCACATTGAACAAATTGCTAGCGTTTATAAAAATGCCAAAAACTGTCTCTACCTAGGTCGAGGATTCAACTTTCCAGTGGCTTTGGAAGGTGCGTTGAAACTCAAGGAAATAAGCTACATTCATGCAGAAGGTTACCCAGCCGCCGAAATGAAGCACGGTCCTATTGCTCTCATTGACAGCGATATGCCTGTAGTTGTCATCGCTACTAAAAAAGGTCATTACGAGAAAGTTGTGAGTAATATTCAAGAAATCAAATCTCGCGAGGGAAAAATCATTGGTGTGGTAACACAAGGTGATATAGATGTTCGTGGACTTGCGGATCATGCGATCGAGGTTCCAGATACGCTAGAATTTTTAACACCACTTCTTACAACGATTCCGCTGCAGTTGTTGTCCTATCACATAGCGATTGCGCTGGGTAGAGACGTCGATCAGCCGCGTAATTTAGCAAAGTCGGTGACCGTAGAGTAAACAAGTTCATAAAATACTATCAAGCCTCATTCATACAATGGGGCTTTTTTTATGGTTACGCTTTCGCGAAAGTTGACTCTTTCTAGGCCTGGCAGTAAGCCTGACGTCTTTCAATATATCCAGACCATTGTTATTTTGGCGTTCGCTCTAATTCAATAATAAGTTAGCGCAGTGTTGCACTTAGCGAAAGAGTAGTATTTAATAGGTTCAAATTTATTTATTTTCAATATCTATATAGAGTACAACTTCACGCTAACAAGATTGTTGCAATGAATTAGACAGTAAAAAAAATGATATATAATATGCAGTGTAGATTGTGTTGATTTTGCTTTCGCGAAAGCGGAATTGTAAACCAGCAACTCCACACATAAAAACTCCGGAAAGCAGCTCAAAAAAAATCGAAAATTCCATTATTGATATAAAATCGAATGCAGTATCTTTGCGCCACTGAAAAACGGCTGTTAAAGTCGTATGTTTTAAAGCTTTAAAATAGTAAAGAATGTCTCAAATCACAGGTAGCGTTGCACAGGTTATAGGACCAGTCGTTGACGTATCGTTTGATAGCACTCAAGGTGCTCTTCCTAACATTTATGATTCACTTGAAATCAACCTAAAAGGTTCAAAACTAGTTC
This window harbors:
- the glmS gene encoding glutamine--fructose-6-phosphate transaminase (isomerizing); translated protein: MCGIVGYIGKRDAYPIVLNGLKRLEYRGYDSAGIALYDGELLNVCKTKGKVSDLEIKMQAASVIHGNIGIGHTRWATHGVPNDVNSHPHYSNSGNLVIIHNGIIENYEPLKKELINRGFNFKSDTDTEVLINLIEDVKNQEDVKLGKAVQIALNQTIGAYAIAVFDKNKPNEIVVARLGSPLAIGVGEDEFFIASDASPFLEFTKNAIYLEDGEMAVVRTHKDLKVRKIHDDSLVDPYVQKLQMNLEQIEKGGYDSFMLKEIYEQPQAIKDTFRGRMLVDQGLIKMAGVDDHIDKFLNAKRILVVACGTSWHAGLVAEYIFEELARIPVEVEYASEFRYRNPVINEDDVVIAISQSGETADTMAAIKLAKENGAFVFGVCNVVGSSISRETHAGAYTHAGPEIGVASTKAFTTQITVLTLIALQLAKKKGKISTSQFHNYLVELESIPSKVKDALESNDHIEQIASVYKNAKNCLYLGRGFNFPVALEGALKLKEISYIHAEGYPAAEMKHGPIALIDSDMPVVVIATKKGHYEKVVSNIQEIKSREGKIIGVVTQGDIDVRGLADHAIEVPDTLEFLTPLLTTIPLQLLSYHIAIALGRDVDQPRNLAKSVTVE